A single window of Rhizobium sp. CCGE531 DNA harbors:
- a CDS encoding SMP-30/gluconolactonase/LRE family protein, translating into MPNDAAPLYEIYDTRFRNLVVPSAGLEELYSDCRWAEGPVWFADTGCLIWSDIPNERMLRWVPGGGVSIFRAPSNFANGNTRDRQGRLISCEHGGRRVTRTEIDGSITVLADSYKGKRLNSPNDVIVRSDGSIWFTDPTYGILSNYEGYKAEPEQATRNVYRLNPSRGELEVVIDDFRQPNGLAFSPDETKLYVADSAASHDISAPRHIRVFDVVDGKKATNSRVFCNIDTGIPDGFRADIDGNIWTSAGDGVHCFAPDGTLIGKIKIPQTVANLTFGGPRRNQLFIAATRSLYRAFTTATGVQVP; encoded by the coding sequence ATGCCAAACGACGCCGCACCCCTCTATGAAATCTACGATACCCGCTTCCGGAACCTCGTGGTTCCAAGCGCTGGGCTGGAGGAGCTTTATTCGGATTGCCGCTGGGCAGAGGGACCTGTCTGGTTCGCCGATACCGGATGCCTGATCTGGAGCGACATTCCCAATGAGCGCATGCTCCGCTGGGTGCCGGGCGGCGGCGTCTCGATCTTCCGCGCACCCTCGAATTTCGCCAACGGCAACACGCGCGACCGACAGGGGCGGTTGATTTCCTGCGAGCACGGCGGCCGTCGGGTCACGCGCACGGAAATTGACGGCTCGATCACGGTGCTTGCCGACAGCTATAAGGGCAAGCGCCTGAATTCGCCGAACGATGTGATCGTTCGTTCCGACGGATCCATCTGGTTCACCGATCCGACCTATGGCATTCTCTCGAATTATGAAGGCTACAAGGCGGAGCCTGAGCAGGCGACCCGCAATGTCTACAGGCTCAATCCGTCAAGGGGCGAACTCGAGGTCGTCATCGACGATTTCCGCCAGCCGAACGGCCTGGCATTCTCTCCCGACGAAACGAAGCTTTATGTGGCCGACTCCGCCGCAAGCCACGACATCAGCGCCCCGCGCCACATCCGCGTCTTCGATGTCGTCGATGGAAAGAAGGCCACGAACAGCCGTGTCTTCTGCAACATCGACACCGGCATACCGGACGGTTTCCGGGCCGATATCGACGGCAATATCTGGACCAGCGCCGGCGACGGCGTCCACTGCTTTGCCCCTGACGGCACCTTGATCGGCAAGATCAAGATACCCCAGACAGTCGCCAATCTTACCTTCGGCGGCCCGCGGCGAAACCAGCTATTTATCGCTGCGACGAGATCGTTGTATCGCGCCTTCACGACGGCGACTGGGGTGCAGGTGCCTTGA
- a CDS encoding ABC transporter permease gives MIAFRALSRKPWIWSFFATIIVWFITVLFTGGASSVGLSQAALTFAAFSVIVGIGQMFVITLGPGNIDLSVPATMTLAGTIALKLMNVEDGMIVPGLLVSILIGLGIGIGNYALIKLLRIPPIIATLSVSFIIQSTAIWSNRGLRIKPPDQLADFTTSGFLGIPNVAIVALLLSVLAWVLLERTIYGRWISAIGQSMFAARMAGIPVDGTRLATYVLCAILASICGYLLASFSGGAALNMGAEYLLMSIAVVIIGGTAVAGGDSNVPGIWGASLFMFLVVSMLNTYGFGAGPRLILTGLIIIAVILVAGGRPVGGR, from the coding sequence ATGATCGCTTTTCGCGCGCTCAGCCGGAAGCCCTGGATCTGGTCCTTCTTTGCCACCATCATCGTCTGGTTCATCACCGTGCTCTTCACGGGTGGGGCGAGCTCCGTCGGCCTCTCGCAGGCAGCGCTGACCTTTGCTGCCTTTTCCGTGATCGTCGGCATCGGGCAGATGTTCGTCATCACGCTCGGTCCGGGCAATATCGATCTGTCGGTGCCCGCCACGATGACGCTTGCCGGCACGATCGCGCTCAAGCTCATGAATGTCGAGGACGGCATGATCGTGCCCGGCCTGCTGGTGTCGATCCTCATCGGCCTCGGTATCGGTATCGGCAACTATGCCCTGATCAAGCTTTTGCGTATCCCGCCTATCATTGCGACACTGTCTGTGAGCTTCATCATCCAGTCGACGGCAATCTGGAGCAATCGCGGCCTGCGCATCAAGCCGCCGGATCAACTGGCCGATTTCACCACGTCCGGTTTCCTAGGTATTCCGAATGTCGCGATCGTTGCTCTTTTGCTCTCCGTGCTCGCCTGGGTGCTGCTGGAGCGGACGATCTACGGTCGCTGGATATCGGCAATCGGCCAGAGCATGTTCGCGGCGCGCATGGCGGGCATTCCCGTCGACGGAACGCGGCTTGCGACCTATGTGCTCTGCGCCATCCTGGCGTCGATCTGCGGCTATCTGCTCGCGAGCTTTTCCGGCGGCGCCGCCCTCAACATGGGCGCCGAATATCTGCTGATGTCGATCGCCGTCGTCATTATCGGCGGAACGGCGGTGGCCGGCGGCGATTCGAACGTGCCGGGCATTTGGGGCGCGTCGTTGTTCATGTTCCTGGTCGTCTCGATGCTGAACACCTATGGCTTCGGCGCCGGGCCGAGGCTCATCCTGACCGGCCTGATCATCATCGCCGTCATTCTCGTTGCAGGCGGGCGCCCCGTCGGCGGGCGCTGA
- a CDS encoding ABC transporter permease gives MIRPSSGTLRLLIPALSLAVLLIAVFYLQPRAMSYIGLNLLFNLAVPIALATIAQMMIMSVNDLDLSMGTFVSFTACVAATYLQSAPLLGILILVFAIAVYAAMGVIIYIRDLPSIVVTLGMSFVWGGFAVLLLPAPGGTAPDWARWLMISKPPLVPMAIVASVVIALISHLIVMRSSFGVLIRGIGGNQRSLERAGWSVVTLRAAAYGLAGLFAVLSGIALVGLTTSADANIALRYTLLSIAGVILGGGEFIGGRVSPIGAVIGALTLTLAGSFLSFLRISPDWQIGAQGAILIIVLALRLLLNRVEKREKQS, from the coding sequence GCTTATCCCGGCCCTGTCGCTGGCCGTCTTGCTCATCGCGGTCTTCTATCTCCAGCCGCGGGCCATGAGCTATATCGGGCTTAATCTGCTTTTCAATCTCGCCGTGCCGATTGCGCTCGCGACGATTGCCCAGATGATGATCATGTCGGTCAACGATCTCGATCTGTCGATGGGAACATTCGTCAGCTTCACGGCTTGCGTGGCTGCAACCTATCTGCAATCGGCACCATTGCTGGGCATCCTGATCCTCGTCTTTGCAATCGCCGTCTATGCTGCCATGGGCGTGATCATCTATATCAGGGACTTGCCGTCGATCGTCGTCACACTCGGCATGAGCTTCGTCTGGGGCGGCTTTGCGGTGTTGCTGCTCCCCGCGCCGGGCGGCACCGCGCCCGACTGGGCACGCTGGCTGATGATCTCGAAGCCGCCGCTCGTTCCCATGGCGATCGTTGCAAGTGTCGTGATCGCGCTCATCTCTCACCTGATCGTCATGCGCTCGTCCTTCGGCGTGCTGATCCGCGGCATCGGCGGCAATCAACGTTCGCTTGAGCGGGCCGGCTGGTCCGTCGTCACTTTGCGCGCGGCAGCCTACGGGCTTGCCGGTCTCTTCGCCGTGCTATCAGGCATTGCGCTGGTCGGGCTTACGACCTCGGCGGATGCAAACATCGCGCTGCGTTACACGCTCCTGTCGATCGCCGGCGTTATCCTCGGAGGCGGGGAGTTCATCGGTGGCCGCGTTTCGCCGATAGGTGCTGTGATCGGAGCTTTGACCCTGACTTTGGCGGGCTCGTTCCTGTCATTTCTGCGCATCTCGCCGGACTGGCAAATCGGTGCCCAGGGCGCCATCCTGATCATCGTGCTGGCGCTACGGCTCTTGCTCAATCGTGTCGAAAAGCGGGAGAAACAATCATGA
- a CDS encoding glycosyltransferase family 2 protein: MQKDEHLLLGHFAAYYGALVGRENIYIIDNGSSPETREILSRIGNDGCNIIYEYDRPEDFSSKGAIIGKIATDLAQKYDAFITLDCDEFIGVKVDPDRPVYSCTRDELLSEIAKFQPNTGYKILERLRNDVKASGRFFNLNAISPKLIFGSGRIENLCVGLHSCSIPERIASTNLVFFEFHNKPFRDLQRSAKEKLKTRVDINDRQKLAEYRGPGEHLPKYLLWSEDDYLSSFEDRDFFSTSAIDDALKEIGLDPLYAES, encoded by the coding sequence ATGCAAAAAGACGAGCATTTACTGCTTGGGCATTTTGCAGCCTACTATGGCGCCTTGGTCGGACGCGAGAACATCTACATCATAGACAACGGGTCGTCGCCGGAGACTCGTGAAATTCTATCTCGAATTGGGAATGACGGTTGCAATATCATTTATGAGTATGACCGCCCGGAAGATTTTTCATCGAAGGGGGCGATAATCGGCAAGATCGCAACCGATCTCGCGCAAAAATACGATGCATTCATCACCTTGGATTGCGATGAGTTCATTGGAGTGAAGGTCGATCCCGATAGGCCGGTTTATTCATGCACTCGAGACGAGTTGCTATCAGAGATAGCAAAATTCCAGCCCAATACCGGGTACAAAATTCTGGAGCGGTTAAGAAACGACGTTAAAGCTTCGGGTCGCTTTTTCAATCTGAATGCGATTAGCCCCAAGCTTATATTCGGATCAGGACGCATCGAAAATCTATGTGTTGGCTTACATTCGTGCTCGATACCCGAACGCATTGCCTCCACAAACCTCGTGTTTTTTGAATTTCACAATAAGCCTTTCCGTGACTTGCAACGAAGCGCAAAAGAGAAGTTGAAGACACGAGTCGACATCAATGACCGCCAAAAACTCGCGGAATATCGAGGACCTGGAGAACACCTTCCCAAATATTTGTTGTGGTCAGAGGATGATTACTTGAGTAGTTTTGAAGATCGCGATTTCTTCTCAACTTCAGCGATCGATGATGCACTCAAAGAAATTGGCCTAGATCCGCTATATGCGGAAAGTTAG